One Neisseria sicca genomic region harbors:
- a CDS encoding ATP-grasp domain-containing protein — protein sequence MRKNNVLILSAGRRVELVQDFQTEAAKFSDDVKILTTDLVPRMSSACHVSDGSFEVPLISADSYIDSIFDLAVRENIGLIIPTIDTELQKLADERERFEAAGIHIVVSDSDFIAQCRDKRKTASLFARYGIRSPEIYDREKLVFPCFAKPHDGSRAIGAKRIDTPACLTPEIVDDPKLMFCELIDIENEFSEFTVDMYYDHEGRLKCAIPRKRLEVRSGEVSKGITRKNSLYQTLLEKMAVLEGARGCITAQFFCNEETGEFYGVEINPRFGGGFPLTYAAGGNYPGWLMHEYFRNEEIPFSDDWENNLIMLRYDAKVLVHEND from the coding sequence ATGCGAAAAAATAACGTACTTATCCTTTCCGCGGGAAGGCGCGTTGAATTGGTACAGGATTTTCAAACCGAAGCGGCCAAGTTTTCAGACGACGTCAAGATTTTGACGACGGATTTGGTGCCGCGTATGTCCTCCGCCTGCCACGTTTCGGACGGTTCGTTTGAAGTGCCGCTGATTAGCGCTGATTCGTATATCGACAGCATTTTCGATCTGGCGGTACGCGAAAACATCGGTTTAATCATCCCGACCATAGACACCGAACTGCAAAAGCTGGCAGACGAGCGCGAACGCTTCGAAGCGGCAGGCATCCACATCGTCGTTTCCGACTCGGACTTCATCGCGCAATGCCGCGACAAACGGAAAACCGCCAGCTTGTTTGCCCGCTACGGCATACGCTCGCCCGAAATTTACGACCGCGAGAAGCTGGTTTTCCCTTGCTTTGCCAAACCCCACGACGGCAGCCGCGCCATCGGTGCCAAACGGATCGACACGCCAGCCTGCCTGACGCCTGAAATCGTGGACGACCCCAAGCTGATGTTCTGCGAGCTTATCGACATCGAAAACGAATTTTCCGAATTTACCGTCGATATGTATTACGACCATGAAGGTCGTCTGAAATGCGCCATCCCGCGAAAACGCTTGGAAGTGCGTTCCGGCGAAGTCAGCAAAGGCATTACCCGCAAAAACAGCCTCTACCAAACGCTGCTGGAAAAAATGGCGGTATTGGAAGGCGCACGAGGCTGTATTACGGCGCAATTCTTCTGCAACGAAGAAACCGGCGAATTCTACGGCGTGGAAATCAACCCCCGCTTCGGCGGCGGCTTCCCGCTGACGTATGCCGCAGGCGGCAATTACCCGGGCTGGCTGATGCACGAATACTTCCGCAACGAAGAAAT